From Onychostoma macrolepis isolate SWU-2019 chromosome 05, ASM1243209v1, whole genome shotgun sequence:
TAAGTGCTTTCCACCCCCAGATTCATCATGTTCAGATATCAGGAGTTTCACcacaaataaacatacacaacattgattcccagggaaagcaagctgataaaatgtaaaaactgtaacttgaatgcaatgtaagtcgctttggataaaagcgtctgctaaatgtaaatgtcccATTTAAGATGTTCTGATTTGAAGCTAAATTGAATTTGATCATCTCATGATTTATTCAGTAACACGGTGTATGCACGCATGTGCACGAGCAGTATATTTGTTACAGTATGGATTagtctttgttaatgttagtagGTCAGTTGACAAGATAAAAcgcatcaataaataaaaacagaagtgcaaataaatgctttacCTTCCTTCATCTCCTCAGACGTTTTCGTTTCTGTCTTAGGTCTTGATTGTTTAAGGAAATCTGGGGGGAATCAAATATAATCATGGATTCACATAATGAAATGAATGTCTGCTTTAGTCAGAACTGAATCTTCAAATGCAGATGCACCTTGAAGTTTTCTCCAGATTAATTCTTTACCATCTTCTCCAGCTAAAGCACtgccacacagacctgcagaaAACATGATTATGTTTAAGAGTTTacaataaatgaaacaaaacatttgtgaaGTGTAATATATTAGTCTAGAGCACAAAATTGTTATTCAACCTCTTAAATTGAGCATAAATTATctgtattttaaatcattgtgtAATGAGAAgtcttattttgaaaaacagcaACTCACTGTGCTGTtaaaactgctttaaatgatttcacatttctaattgtaatatttatattaacgTTTTGATGCCCATTAACTTCGGTGATCAGTGTACATTGGTATTGGAAATATTAACAAACTCTCGTGACAGAGTTTGATACCCTGCAGGTACAGCATGTCCATTTCAGGCTGCTGTTTTTTCTTGGAGCCGTTGTCAAACTGGCTGCCGAAGCTGGAGGTGTCCACAAACGCTCCAGTGAGGGAATAACCTGCTTCATATGGAGTGATCTCAAACCAGGGGTCTGCAGACAGAAAACACCTCCATATAACAGCAGACACGAGCTCAATAACACCCTTTAATTCTTTCAGACAAACACAGACCTCCTCCCTTCTCCTGTTTGCTTTGCTTGTCATTCACGGTGTAGATGGGAAACGGGTCTTTACCAAGTTGGGACCGCTTATCTGTCAGAGTGTGTTCATCAATCtgtagaaaaaacatttttaaatgcatttttttaaatacacacacacacacagtggggggaaaaaattaaaaatatttgatcccctgctgattttgtatgtttgcccactgacaaacaaattatcagtctataattttaatggtaggtttattagCTTAGCGCTGTGACGTAATTGTGACATCAGCCTAACTAGTTACCTGTGGTTGGCCTGGCCGTGCGTCACTCAGAAAACAAGCCAATCAGAAGAgaggctcatgaatattaattagacaGGCCAAAATCGACCTGTTCTTAGGGAGCtctaaaaatatattgagaTGGTTTTTGGTACTTATGCCGCAAATATACATTAAGGACatcaaaacctaaaataaaacccCAGAAAAGTGTACAATATGGGACCTTTAATGTTTCACAGACACAGTAGTTGTGAATTTCATCAACTTAAGCTAATATCCTAATGAAAGCTAATGAGTCATATTATAAGGGcgttaaaaaaactaaaatatcacCTTTCAGAGCAGAGATTGATAAGCATGTCCCAGCCAGGTTATTTACTTGTTGCGGATCCCTTATACATATTCGATTGTATTGTAAATATTTGCaacacatttctgcatttggtTGTGTTTTGATTATTTGTAGAATACCtgttgtcaaactgatgaaaatgTTCTTAAGTCGcaggtattttatttaattttttttatttgcaacatgttGAGCTCTCTTGGCTACCCcatattttaccatttaatACCACgaacattttaatcattttaatataattagcaTAACTACAAGGTGCACGCCTCGTCTATGCTGGAAGTGTCACTTCCGATAAgccattagcatttaaaacagaCCTCTCAGACATGCCCATTTCTCCAACCTGCAGCACCGACATGTCTCTGCTATGGTAATGTTGTTAGGAAGtaccttttttttaatagaatagATTAGAACACGCTCTAATAAACTGATTTGAGTTGAAACTACTGACAAATCTTACCTGTGTCTCATGTCCAAATACTTCTTAATGGgtgaaaatgtatgtaaataagTGTAGGTCAACATTATCCCTTaaaatgtttgtcttgtttAAAATTGCTCGTTCGTCTTGCTTCCAGAGCACTTGCTTGCTATGAACAGGGGGCTATTACATTTCTACTCGCATAAATATTTTGTGATCAGTTGTTTACTTTTGTGGCAGGTAGATGTGACAACAGGTTGAATGAACAATATCCAGCTTGTTACAAGTCATTTAATCCTAAAATATTGGAGGTTTTCTATCAATGTGGTCTTTGGACCCCACGTCAAAAATTTTACAGTAAGTGTTCATATATTCCTCAAGTTCCTTGGAATCACGTGAACAAAAATTTGTTACAGATATCTCTGAATGGGACTACCATAAATCATGCAGGGATGTAGTATGAATATTTACAGACCTCTTTCACGTATGTTGTGATGACCATCACTGCCCAGAAGTCAGTCAAGCTGAAGAAGTCTCTctcattgtaatatttattcagtttttcatATGCGTCTCCCCAGCTGACTCCTGGTCCGCTGAGTCTCTTGATGATTTTGTCTTTCACGGTCTCTAGTTTGGTGGACCAGTCTGGTTCTTGGTATAAGGAGGCCATGCACCTTCAGAGAAGAACATACTGCTCTCATTTTTGACATTCAACCCAATTCgatctctgtgtgtttgttgtttctCAGGGTTCGTACCAGGTGGATCCAGAGACTCCGCTCAGATAAAGGATGCAGTCCAGAAGACCTGCTTTATCAAGCTGAACCAGGGATCCCAGCAAACCCACCATGGCTCTCTGTCCTCCTCCAGAACTTAATAATGCAATGTGTGGCACTTTATTCTGAAATACACAGTTTGATCGTGCAAACATACATTTGTAGGTCATTTCAAGAAAGAATAGACAGGTAGATAGATATGAAGTATAAGATGTTTGACCTGACTGCAGGGTATGTTGAGTTTCTGCAGGCTTTGAAAAACAGTTTCTCTCCTTTTGACTACAAACTCCTCCTCTTTCTTATGTAGAGAGTGTGCGATTCTTACTTCACCACTGCATTGGTCACAAAGACAGACGGATCAGTGCTGAATTTAACATCTCATAGTACTACGGTGAAAGGTAAGATGAACCTTGCATTTTGTTTGCTGACAACCATCAGTAATATCCAGTCATGCAAACTACTcagttttgaatttaaaatatggTCTGGCATTTATGCGATTCACGTCACTTATTATTGAATGGGATCAGACAAgaagcatttctcattttgagTTCTCAACataaacaaaactgaatttatgcatattttaaaaacagctcAAATGGATTACTTTACGCACGCgcctctctttttctttattatccCAAATCCTTTATTCATCCGTCCGTTACCATTGGGATTGAATAAAAAGACAACCCTCCATTCTTAATTATCCTTTATTGTAACTctgaagtttattttaaagttgttCACAGAATGATCTAGTTTGTATATAATAGACATTAATTGTGCAAGTAATGCAGTACAGTACTTATATAGAATTAGGAATCTGAGCAGGATTACGAACCTTCCCTGGAGTTTGGATGCACTCATCTGTAAAACAAGAGTCaacattaaagtaaaaataatttgaaacctATTTGGGAAAATCTTTTGATAAAATCAGGAAAAGTCATTCCTCAAATGTCAATTATTAGCCACAGTGCATACTGTAGTCTTTAGTTTGCAGGTCATTGGTATTGGCCAACTTTTAGTTAGAGCTAAATTAACTCATACTACTGTATTATTGTGACTATAAATGAAATGACATTAAGCGTTTTTAATTGCCTgttgtaaaaatattaacacatttACTCACTGTTCTTGATTGGTCTTGTAAAATCCTGAGATTCACCGATAACAACTCAGCTGCCGTTTTCTCTCAGATCAGACAGAAGATCCTCTTTTACAGGCTCTGGATCATTAAGAGCTGATTAACATAGACTTCAgacaacagaaaaacagaaaatatccacacacacaaaaaaaagcttGGTGTGGTGACTTGCTGTGAATTGTTGCACAGATTAAGCTTGCACTGATTTAATCAGCTTTCATCCATGAGTGTAATTAGAAAGCt
This genomic window contains:
- the LOC131540148 gene encoding cytosolic phospholipase A2 gamma-like isoform X2, with amino-acid sequence MSASKLQGSGEVRIAHSLHKKEEEFVVKRRETVFQSLQKLNIPCSQNKVPHIALLSSGGGQRAMVGLLGSLVQLDKAGLLDCILYLSGVSGSTWCMASLYQEPDWSTKLETVKDKIIKRLSGPGVSWGDAYEKLNKYYNERDFFSLTDFWAVMVITTYVKEIDEHTLTDKRSQLGKDPFPIYTVNDKQSKQEKGGDPWFEITPYEAGYSLTGAFVDTSSFGSQFDNGSKKKQQPEMDMLYLQGLCGSALAGEDGKELIWRKLQDFLKQSRPKTETKTSEEMKEEDPNSPHVEKGHQVLMDLVDMNVCVLNGKDPSAFHQSIRKTLNDLTGGKSQLIFPTEKLNVADKEAAKLYMKQYTEDVCNDLSQFSFGLLGIASSISTCMIRWIWGRNYNFLHRMTDESVPSALLKTEMRDFEDAGLLLNSPYISVLRKERNLDLIISLDFSEGDPFMTVREAAEKCKKLNIPFPEVNIPSEDLKKPKDFYVFKGQNTPTVIHIPLFNVVNCGDEVEASMNKYSTFQDPYSTEMITDLMEVAGKNISNNREKLKEQIAAVVG
- the LOC131540148 gene encoding cytosolic phospholipase A2 gamma-like isoform X1 — protein: MSASKLQGSGEVRIAHSLHKKEEEFVVKRRETVFQSLQKLNIPCSQNKVPHIALLSSGGGQRAMVGLLGSLVQLDKAGLLDCILYLSGVSGSTWCMASLYQEPDWSTKLETVKDKIIKRLSGPGVSWGDAYEKLNKYYNERDFFSLTDFWAVMVITTYVKEIDEHTLTDKRSQLGKDPFPIYTVNDKQSKQEKGGDPWFEITPYEAGYSLTGAFVDTSSFGSQFDNGSKKKQQPEMDMLYLQGLCGSALAGEDGKELIWRKLQDFLKQSRPKTETKTSEEMKEACSYLFNVFYSEDPNSPHVEKGHQVLMDLVDMNVCVLNGKDPSAFHQSIRKTLNDLTGGKSQLIFPTEKLNVADKEAAKLYMKQYTEDVCNDLSQFSFGLLGIASSISTCMIRWIWGRNYNFLHRMTDESVPSALLKTEMRDFEDAGLLLNSPYISVLRKERNLDLIISLDFSEGDPFMTVREAAEKCKKLNIPFPEVNIPSEDLKKPKDFYVFKGQNTPTVIHIPLFNVVNCGDEVEASMNKYSTFQDPYSTEMITDLMEVAGKNISNNREKLKEQIAAVVG